CCGTTTATGAAATATTTTTTCAGCAGCCATTTTGTAGCAATCCAGCTGAATTTTATACTTCTCCACTGTTTCTTCCGGCCGAAATGTTCTATCGGTTTTATAGTCGATGATGCACAGTCCGTCGTCGGTTTCCGCAACACAGTCGATAACGCCCTGCAGCATAATTTTTTTGTTGCTGTGAAACTCTTTTAAAAGCTCGTTTGCCGGCTCTAAAACGCCAAACATTACTTCCCGCCGTACCGTTTTTGCGTCAAGCATCAGCTTTCCAGCATTGGACAAAAAGAACTTTAAAATTTTGTCAGGGTTCACCGCGCCGGCTTCCTCGCCGGTTAAAAAGCCTTTGCTCTGAATGGCTTGAATCTGGCAGTGCACGTCCTCCCTTGTTACAATCGGCAGGGACAAATCCATGTGCTGCATAACCGTGTGATAGGCGGTTCCGATTTGTGCGCCCGTCAGCTTTCTTGACGGCAGGTTCAGCGTTTTCGGCGGCTGAAACAGATAAACGCCGCCCTCTGCCTCCTGCTCCTGAGTTCTGCGTTTTAACTCTGTTACCGTAATTTTTGACGGTAAAACCGTGTCTGCAAGGTTTGGATATTGATATTCCACCAGCGGCAAAATGCGGCTGACTACGCTCCCGTTTTCCTCCTGTTCAGCTTGGATCTCTTTTTCCTCCTGCGCAAAAAAACAGGCCGCATTGTCAATAATTTTCAGGCAAAACCTGCTGTCGTCCATACAGATTTGCCGTTCCGTGCCGCACATTTTGCGGAGCGCCCCGAAGTCGGGGTGGTTTAAAACCGCCGTCAAAATCCAGTCTAAATAAGAGCTGCACTCTGACAGCAGTCCAGCCGAAATTTTGCGTTTTTTTCCGGCCTCCGGGCAGGCGTTTATTTTTTTTTCAACGGAATTTACTGCCCCCACTAAAATCAGCTTTTCTTTTGCCCGGGTCATTGCGACGTATAAAATCCGCATTTCCTCAGCCACACATTCCGCTTTCAAAACGCTTTCTAAGGCAACCCTGGGCGCAAAGGGATAGGTAATTCGAAGTTTTGTGTCCACATATTTCGGCCCATATCCCAGACCTGCGTGAAATAACACGCCCTTTTTTAAGTCCATCATGTTAAACTTGCGCTCCATGCCGAACAAAATAACCACTGGGAACTCTAACCCCTTGGATTTATGAATGCTCATAATGCGCACCGCGTCCTGCTCTGCGCCTACGGTTTTTGCCGCATCGAAATCCCCGCCGGCAGCGGTGTAATCGCTGATGAACTGAATGAAGCTGTATAATCCCTTCAACCCCGTACTCTCAAACTCCTTTGCACGGTTATACAAAAGCCTTAAATTTGCGCGGCGGATTGCGCCGTTTGTCTGCGTCTGCTGGGCGTCGTAAAACCCGGTGGTGTTGTAAATTTCCATCAACAGAGCGCTGACGCTCATATATTTTGATTTGCCGATAAATTCCCGAATAAAATCCAGCACTTCCCGGGCGCCTGCCCCCTCGGGGGAATCTGTTTCTGCACAAATTTGCATGGCCTCGTAAAAGCTAACGGTTTTATCGCAGCACCGAATGCGCGCTAAGGTGTCTGCCGTGAACCCAAACATTACAGAACGCAAAATGGTTAAAAGCGGCAAGTCTTGATATGGGTTGTCGATGACAGACAGCATGGCAATGGCCGCAGTGATTTCCGAGCTGTTTAAAAATCCGCCGGTGTTTTCAGAAAAACAGGGTATGCCCCGCTCTGACAACGCGGCGGCCAAAATTGGAGCGGAGTCTTTCACGTTCCTTGAAATAATGCAGATGTCGCTGCAGCGCGGTTTTCTGTAAACGCCGTCAGCAAAAATCTGCTCCCCGCCCTCTAAAAGGTCTGCAATTCGGTCTGCTGTGAACATGGCCTCCAGCTCTTGCTTTTCCGCATCTTCCGTCTCCAGATCTGCCGCTGTTTCTTTGACGGCGGAAACGTCAACTAAGCACAGCTCTGTGTCTGTGTCCACCGGGCTGACTGCCCCTTCCGGAAACATTGCGCCGGGGTAGAGTTTTTCGTCTTCGTTATAGTCAATCTCGCCGGATTCCTCCGACATAATCCGTTCAAAAATGTAGTTCACCGACGAGAGCACGTTTTCCCTGCTTCTGAAATTTTTTGAAAGAATAATTTTACGGTCTTTCGCGTCTTCCTCTTTTAAAAACGTGTCCCGCTTCTCTTTAAACAAAGACGGGTCGGTGTTTCTAAACCGGTAAATACTCTGTTTAATGTCCCCCACCATAAACAGGTTGTCCTTATCTTTCACCGCTGAAAAAATTGCTTCCTGCAGCCTGCTGGTGTCCTGATATTCGTCAATATAAATTTCATCATAATTTTTTTGCGTTTGAATCGCTGTTTCGGAAAGGCCTCCGTTTTCATCGGTTAAAACGCGGAGGCACATGTGCTCGCAGTCGTTAAAATCGAGCATGTTCTTTTCCAGTTTTTTTTCTAAAAACCGATCTGAAAGTCTTATTACCACTTGGGACAGGCACCGCATTACGGGATAAGCGTTTTGAATTGCCTCTGCCTGCTGGGCGGCTGTAATCGGCATTATCTTTTCCCGGATTTTCCCAATCCGCTTTTTTTTAATTCTGTCCCGCATAGCGTTCACGGTGTCCACATACTTTGGAACCAGGTCTTTCGGCACGCGGGGCCTTGTTTGAAATGAAACGTCCTCCACTGCGGCTTTTAAACCGTCGTAGGTTTCCTGCATGGCAGCTTTTTGGCACAGTTCCCGCTCCTCCATCAAAATGGACTGGTAGCGCGAAAGTCCGTCTTTTTCTGTTAGCGCAATCATCAAGTCATATTCGGATACGCATTTAAAAAGCTCTGCTTTGGCCTCTTTCAAAACAAACCGGCACCACACCGTATCTTCAAAATTTTCGTTTTCGCGAAACGCCTCGGCCGCCTGCATGAGCCACTCCTTCGGATTCGGCAGGCTCATGGCAAACAGAAACAGAGAATGAATCAGCTCCCGAAAGGCTTTATCATTTGCCTTTGCGTTGGCGTAGGACTCTAAAAGTTCAAAAAAGTCGCCGGCATAAGTTTCATCGTCATACATCTCTGTTAAAACCTCGTCCAGCACCTCATCGCGCATCACTGCGTTTTCCGTGGGGTCTGCAATGCGGAAATCCGGCGGGAGGTTTGCTGCCACAAAGTTTCTGCGCAAAAGGTCAATACAAAAAGAGTCGATGGTAGTAATCTGTGCTTTTTTAATCAGCAAAAGCTGGTTTGCCAAAAATGGGTCCTCCGGATTTTCCTCCGCGAGGGCGGTTAAGGCGGAAATAATCCGCTCCCGCATTTCGGCAGCTGCGGCGTTTGTAAAGGTTACCACCAGCAGTCTGTCCGCCGCAATCGGCGCGGTTCTATCCGTCAGCCGGGCAATAATTCTGCCCACAAGCACAGCGGTTTTTCCACTGCCTGCGGCTGCTGACAGCAGCAGATTTTGATGGTTCGATTCAATTGCCGCCTGTTGTTCTTTTGTCCAGCTATTTGCCACAAAAAACGCCTCCTCATATGATTTATTTTATCATATGGGGAAGCGTTTTGCAACCAATGTTTTTTTAAAGCTCCAGGCGGAAAGCAGCAACATGAATATTGCATAAATTCCGACAGCCGCGCAGATCATTCCGATGATTGCTCCTGTGCTTGTCGGAACGCCTCCAAAACTTTTTACAAAATAGACCGACATAAAAATGCCGATAGACGGGAGCGCCGTCCACTTTAAGGGATGAATTTTAAAATCTGACACGTGCAGCAGACGGTTAATGCTCAAAAAAGCGTTTACCATTTCTGTTACATAAATAATGATGATATAGCCGTCTATCCCCTTAGCAGGCAGCAAAAACATCATTAAAACAATGGCGATTGCCGAGTCCGCTATGTTGTAGCCCATGGAATAAACCTGCTGGTTTAACCCCTTTAAAACAGCGTCCACCACGCCGTCAGCATACATCACCGCCGCCAGCGGAGCAATCATTTTTAAAAAGTAAGCTGCCTCTGGGCTTTTATACACCGCCATGCCGATTTCTTCTGCAAAAAAGAACATAATTCCGCTTGCACCAATGGAAAACACCAATGTTGTATACAGTGATTTTTCTATCAGCGCATTAATTTTATTTGTGTCCCCCCTTTTGTGGTAACGGGTGACCTCAGGGATTAAAAGAGACGAAAACGCCTGAAGCACCGCCGAGGGGAAGAAAATCAGCGGCATTACCATGCCGTGAACAATTCCGTAGGACGAGAGGGCCGTATCAGCGTCGCTGCCGTGTTTTTTTAATCCCTTTGGAATCATGGTGTGCTCAATGGTACTGAGGGCCGAACGCACATAGGAGCTCACCGCCACAGGCAGGGCAATCCACAGCATACGCCTGGTAATGCCCTGGCTTGCGCCGCGTTTGGAATATCGTTTCATGTCAATTTTTAAAAGAATAAAAATCATGAAAAATGAAATAATTTCTGCCGCGCAGCCGCTTGCAACAACGGAATTACAGGCCGCCTGGGCATCAGTTCTTCCCAAAAAGTCCAGCAGGATAACACAGCCGGCCACACGGATAAGCTGCTCAGCCACCTGAACCAGCGCGCTTTTATAAATCCGTCCGACGGCGGTGAAATAGCCGCTGATGGCAGCCGACATTGCAACGCAGGGAAGCGAAACGGCTAAAATCATTAAAGGTTTTATCGTTCTTTCGTCATTTAAAAGAACATTTCCTGCAAAGGGCGCGCCAAAAAAAATCAACAAAAAGGCCGCCCCGCCAAAAATCAGTCCATACACGGCGGACCTGCGCACAGCGCGCCGAACACCGCCCTCTGAGTCCACAGCCAGCTCCTCCGACACGATTTTCGTCGCCGCCAGATTAATGCCCGAGCAGGCAAACGTAACGCCGAAATTATAAACAGACATAATCAGCGAAAACAGGCCCATGCCCGTTGCCCCAATTTTGTTTGCAATATATACATTAAAAGAAACGCCCACCGCGCGCATAAACAGCGTAACCACGGTGAGCAAAAAAGTATTGGCAATAAATTTTTGTTTTCTTTTCAACTTTATTCCCCCGCTTGAGGCTATATAGTAAACCTATGCGGGAAAAGCTTTGTTTATGATGATTTTTACAGATTGCTTAGGCAATGGGCACCTTTACCGCATCTGTTTCAAAAACCGTTTCTAAATTCTCGTTAAAGGCTTTAAATTTTGCCTCAACGGTTTGAATTTCGCCGATTTCTAGTTCCTTTAAATCTTTGTCATAAAAAACCATGGTATCCACAGCCTTTTTACCTGCTCCCACAGACATTACGAAAAGCGGTTCAATTGATTTTCCGTTCACCGAAACGTTGCCAGACATAATGGAAATTGCGCTGTCTGTGTTGTTTTCGGCATAAAAGACGATTTCCATGTTGTCAGAAAGTTCGCTTTTCTGAAGGGAACGGGCAGAGAGCTTTACGCCGTTTTCATTGTAAATTTCAAAGCCGCTGTCGTCATAGTTCTGTTTATAAGACGCCGGCGCGTCTGTTTCTACACGAATGACCTCCGACTGCATAATTTCATTGTTGTCGCTGTCAAACACTTTAACAACAAACTCTGCTTCTGTTATTTTTTCAATTCCCATCTTGCCGAACCACTCGTTGCTGATTTCTACAAATCCATCCTGTTCGCTTTTTGCCGGTATTTCAGAAAACAGGCTGTCTGTTGACATAAGCCCGTTAATAGATAGATTGGCCGTCATAACCCGCAAGGGGCTGTCTGTGTCGTTTTTAATGTGCAGATTTATTTTTGTCACAACGTCTTCATAAGACAATCCCGTAACAACGGCGCTTACGCCGCCTTCTTCATAGTTTCCGGCTTTTTTCAGCGAAGCCTGTTCCATCTGATAGCCTGCAAACTGCTCTGCAGTTTTGCGAACCACTGTTTCCTGTTTTTCTTTCTTAGCGCTGCCGCAGGACACAAGTGCAAAAGACAGAAGAAGCATCCCGAGCAGACAAATTGTTTTTTTCATACTCATTCTCCTTTATTTAAGGAATGATAACCGTTTCATAGGGCACGAAAGGCTTAAGCGATATTGCATCCCACAAAAACAGTTTTAACGTGTCGCCGCTGTGTGTGTTTTCAGGAAAGGGATATTCCCAAATTTCAGAGCTTCCCTCGCGAATGGTTTCTGTGTTCCACAAAATATCCGTCAGGGACCCCTGGGGATTGTAAACCGCCAAAGAAGCGACAACAGAGTTGTTCTCCGTTGCCCCGGAATATTCTACCGTGGCCTTGGAATTTACCGTGTCGATGTTCATGACGATTTTATCCTGCCCGGCCTCAATCACAGAGCACTCCTCCAAATACACAGCGTCGCCGTTTAAAAGTGAAGAAAACCGAATGGTTAAGGTTACGTCCTCGAACACCTGTTCATCTGACGACGCCCGAAGGTGGGAGCCAATCATGGTAAAGCTGTCCGGGATTACGTCTCCGTCTAAAACAATGGCGCTTTTTCCGCCCACCGTCAACACGCCTGTAAGGTGTGTGGAAACGCCGTCTCCCTTTGCTTTTATTCTGATGTCATACGATTTCGAGGTGTCCATCCGAAACGTCTGTGAAATGGTGCCGCTGCTTCCGGTCATTTCAACCCGTCCGGAATAAAACCCGTCTGTCCGCTCGGAAGAATTTCTTGTTATTTTGGCCTGGGCGGCTTTCCATGGCATGGCATAATTGGTTTTGGTGTGCTCAAAGCTGCCGTCAGTAATCAAATTTACCTTGTCTGTTTTAATGTCTTTATACCGGCTCTCTAAACCCGCCTTATTGATAATGGCCAATGCCTCCTGCGGCCAGGATTCGTTGGGATATTTTTTGTTGCCGACATATTCGTTATACAGCGTTTTCCGGTCTCCCTCAATCCAGGTGTTGGTGGCGCTGTCGCGGAACCTGCCGTTGGTAAAAAAGTTATCCTTAAATAAAATATTTTTTGAAATATTTCCCCCGCCCTGGGCATAACCTGCACGGATCTGGTCGTCGTTTACAGAATATCTTGTGCTCTCCACGTTTCTTTCAAAGGTAAGCCAGGAAGACGAATTATCGGCATACATGGGCGAAACCGAGCCATATGTGTTCACCAAATGGTTTTCCTTAATCAGCCATCCCGGAGTGGTTTCGTCGCCGGCGGTGGGACCTAAATGATAAATCTGTCCGCCGTCGTCAATTCCGGCTGTTAAAACGTCTTTAATTAAGTTATAGGAGATTTCGTTTCCCACCTCAACCTGATCGGCGCCGCTGTGCCAGCCAACGGAGATACCCGAATAGGTGCAGGAGGAAATTTCATTGTGAGTGATTTTTGTATTGCGGAGCATGCCGCCGACAAACCCGGTCGCGCTGGGAAAATCAAGCCCAATGTTATGAATGTAGTTGTTGGAAACCAAATTTCCCTCGTTGGCATTGGCGGGGTCGGCCGCATAATCCTTGTTACCGCCGTAACCCTGGCTGGGGTCGCCTAACACCACGCCCACGCCGGAGGTGTCGCGCACCACGTTTCCGATAAGCGTACAGTTTTGAAACTGCTTTAAATAAAGAATTCCCATATTTCCCGCGTTATTTACAACACAATTTTGAAAATTGACGTTATTCACAGTCTGTGCCCGAATAGCCGCCTCATAAAGCTTTCCCTCGTGACGGCTGACATCGCTCTGGTTGGAAAGGTGCCCCATCGCGCCGTTGGGCCGAAGCCAAGTTGTTTCAGTGAAGTGAATTCCGTCAAAGGTAACATTTTCGGCGCGGTTTGTCACGCTGTCGCCCTCAATGACTAAAAGCTCGTCGATAACAGGAACAACGGCAGTTGCCTTTGTCATGTCCTCTCCCGGCTCCGGCATATAGAACACGTCGCCGGTGTGGCGGTTAATGTAAAACTCGCCCTCTGTGTCTAACAGCTCATATGCATTTTCAATATACTCCAAATCGTCAGTCAACGTAATTTCTGTTTTTGAGGAGTGGGGATTGGTGGCAAAATCCCATGCATGGGGGTCGAAATTTACAACATATTTGTCCCCCTCCGGCGCAACACTTTGAACGCCCACACGGTAACTGCACCATTTTCTGTAATACACAAATTCCACATCGTCCAAATGTTCCCAGTTCTGCATGCCGAGGTCTTTTCCCACATACTGCGTTTTGTCGGAAAAAAGAGCGCCCTCGGGAATGGAAGCGGAACGTGCCCGCATGGCGCGGTTTCCGTTGATATAAAGCTGCCGCGCTTCTCGTGCCCGTTTATCGGTTCCCACATTTGCTTTCCAAATATTTTTTTCGCTGTCATAAAGCTGCCAGCCGCCGATGCGTTTTCCTCCGCTAAGAGTGGCCTCATATCCGTCCCAGTTTTTATAAATGGTCTGCTTGCCATTGCGCAATTTATCTCCGCTTCCAATTCTTACTGCGGATTGAATTTCGTAGGAGTCCACAACGGAGCCGCCGCGGTTTTTAATGTTGCTTGTTCTTGACGTAACAAAACGGGACAGCTCGTCCTCACCGTAATAAAACGTGCCCCGCAGGTTTACGTTCACGTCAAAATTCACTAAACTTGCGGCCATGCTGACATATCCCTGGGCACGTTCAATGGTGCGGTATGGGTCTTCCATGGTTCCAGCGCCAAAGTCGTCTCCGTTTTGCGCGTCTACATAAACGTCATACTTTACAGCAGTGTCACCGCGCAAAATCTTATCCTCTGAAAAGCTGGAAAATGCGCTGTCTGTGTAATTTGTGCCGTCTCCTAAAGCAACCACACGAACCTTATATGTACCGCCATATCCAACGTGCTTTGTCAAATCCAATTCTGTGGTCTTCACCGTGACCGAATTTGCCTTTCTTGAGCCGCAATAAATCGCCACTTCGTAACCTGCCGCATTTTCAACGGAATTCCAGCTTATATTTAGCCCTTCGCCCCAGACCGGCCCCGCAGGAGCGGGAAGCTGGTTTGCAGCAAATGCCGGCGTGCAAATACTAATTGTCAAAATAAATGTTAAAATAAATCCGATTGCCGTAACATTTCTTTTTAAGTTCATTTCCATCTGCCTTTCCTAAACGTGAATATCACACCGAATAAGTAATTCCTCCGGTATTTTATATTATAACATAATCAAGCGGCCAATTGCAACTGTTTTATTGTGGGACAACAAACAGCGCCTTTCCTGCCGGAAAGACGCTGTTTGTTATTTTAAGCTTAAAACAGATTCTTCACTGTTTCATAAACATAGGACTCTTCTTCTTTGCTTAACTGACCAAAGGGCTTTCGCAGGGCGCCGCAGTCAATTCCCATCATTTTTAAAATTGCTTTTTCGGCCTTTAACACGCCAACCTTTATAAGCGCCGCAATAATGCGGTTCACCTCTTTTTGAATGGGCTGTGCTTCGCTTAAGCGGCCTTCTTTCACAAGCGTATGCATTTTTACAAACTTTTCTGCCATAAAGTTATAGGTGCTGCCAATGCCGCCGTCTGCCCCCATGGCGAGGCCTGCTAAAAACATCTCGTCAAACCCATTGAAAACCACCTTGTCCGGATAGGCCGATTTAAACTGCTCCATTGCAAAATAGTCATTTGATGTATGTTTCACGCCGATGAACCGGTCGTCAGACAGAAACTCGCCGATATTGTCCGCGCTTAAGGTCACGCCCGAATATTTGGGAATATTGTAAACAATCATGGGCAATTCCACCTGGCCTACAAGATCAAAATAATATTGCTTAATCTCAGGAAACGTGAATCCGTAATAAAATGGCGACACAGAGGAAATTGCGTCATAGCCGCACTCTAAAGCGGTTCTTCCAAACTCCGCCGCCTGGTCGGTGCTGATTGCGCCGATGTGTGCAATCAGCGTACACCGCCCGTTTGCAATTTGCGCCGCAGACCGGTAAAGCTGCTTTCGTTCAGATTCAGATAACAAAAATGCCTCCCCCGTGCTGCCCCCAACATAAAAGCCCCGAACGCCCTTTTTCAAATTCATCTCCATCAGTTGTTCCAGCGCTTTTTCGTTAAAACGGTTGTTTTCATCAAACGGCGTTAAAAGCGCCGGGAAAATGCCTTTAAATTTTTCCATGCTTAATAAATCCTTTCCTATTTTTTAATTTCAGTTTAGCACAGGGATAATAAAATTCTTTTGCGAAATTGCGATAATTTTTGCTGACATTGCTTTTTTCAAGTAGACAACGCGCCATATTTGTGCTATGCTTTATGCAGAGGTGATGGATATGCCCGCATTCATTCAATGGAAATACCGCCAGCAGGGAAAAGATGTTTTAAACCACAAACGCCATTTTTTCGACAACAGCTATGAAATAATTCACGTGCTGTCCGGCAGCGGAAATGTGGTCTGCGGCGACAAAATTTTACCCTTAGAGCCTGCAAATATTTATTTTATTGACAGCGAGCTGCCCCACATGACTGTGCCGTCTGAACATTGCGAATATATCAGGAGCAAAATTGTCATTCAGAAAAATGAAATGAACCGTCTGCTTACACAAATTGGGGACAGCACTACCATCGATACCCTATTTGGCACCCGCGGCGGAAATTATTTTCATTTAAGCGGCGAGGCAAACAACAGGGCCGACGGGCTTTTTCTTTCCATGAAAACCGACACAACACCAATGAACTTATTGAAAAACGTGCTGGATTTATTTCTGCTGTGCAAAGCCGCCACTGCGGCAGCGCCGAAAAATAACTACGGCGCCGTTGACCAGCTAATCGGATATGTCAATAACCACTTTGCATCAAATTTAACGTTAGATACGCTCTCTAAAACCGTTCACACCAGCAAATATTATTTGTGCCGCGAATTCCGTAAAAAAACCGGCATGACCATTAACGACTATATTAAAAGCGTTAGAATTCTGCGAGCAAAAAAGCTTTTGGAAACAACAACAGACAGCGTTTCTGAAATTGCGCTGTCTGTCGGGTTTATTAACTTTTCACATTTCAGCAGCGCCTTTAAAGACTCCTGCGGCATGCCGCCGTCTGCATACCGAAAAAAGGCTGCCCGCCCGGTGTCATGACACCGGGCCTTTTAAAGCAGTTTTTTAAGCTCAGGAATCAGATGCCGGGCAACTTCAAAATGCCCGTCGCGAAGCGGGTGCAGAGGCTCTACCGGAATCCAGCCGTAAGAGTCGATATATGTAACAGTTTCCCCTTTTTGCTCGTTAAACCGCTTCACCATTTCGCCCAGCGCTTCGTGGAACGCGCCGCAAAACGCGCTTAAAACCACGATTTTAGAAGCCGGATTTCTTTTTCTCACAAGCTCTAAAAATTCCCAATAACCTGTTAAATAGTCTTCCTCCTTGGCGCCCCTGTCGTTTGCGCCGTGGTTAATTACAATGATGTCAGGGTTTTGCGGTTGTGCAAAAGAACCGCTGAAGTTATAGGGATATGCTTCTATCACCTTTGGCACAGAGCCGCAGCCGCCCTTTGTTATGCCCACTGCGCCGTAACCCATAATGACCGGCTTCAGCCCCAAAGCCCGGGCGGAAAGATATGCATAGGTGGCGGTTACATCGTCCTGGTTGGGCCTGTTTTTCTGGTTTATGCGCTCGTCGTTATAAAATGCGTCGATTAAAACTCCCTCGGTGATGGAATCGCCGATAAATTCAATTACGCGGCGGTCGTCTTGCGGCAATGTGCCGCTTTTTTCTGCTTCATATCCCAAAAAGGAAAGTTTGCCCACCAGCGGTTGATGCCAGCGGTGCTGCTGCTCCATGGCGCCCTTTAAGACAACCGTGATAAAATGCGCCCCGCTTGTTTCGCACTCAATCCGTAAATACCGGTTTAAAGGTGTTTCCATTTTCGCACCATTGTCCACGCTAAGATACAGATGGGGAAAAGGATGTTCGTTCCAGTCTGTGTCAAAGTGCAAAACAGCGCATGTTCCACAAAACGCAAGTTCTATTGTGCCCCCCGGCGCCGTGGTTACAGCCGCGCCGAACCGTTCCGTATCCCACCGCCCCGATAATCTGACAGAGGTGTCTTTGTATGATATAAATTCCATAACGGTCTCTCCATTTCTTTATATTTTCAATATGATCCGCTTTTATTGCCGACAAGACAGTTGCACCTTAATGTTATATTTTTGTTTTTTCCACCAGTTCCTTTAATTGTCTAGCCGTATAATCGTCTGTGTCTGTCACATAAATATAAACGCCTTTGGGCGAAATGTGCTTTAACAGATTTTCAAGCATCTCCGGCCTGTTAACAAACAAAACCAAGCCCTTTCCGCCTGCCTGTATCTTTTGATACAGCTCAAACCAACATTCGTCGGCAACATCTGCATTGCCGGCCCCCGGAATCCATTGAATGGCGTTCAGACGCGGAATGGAAAGCAGGTGGTCAACATGCTGAAGTTCACCCGGTCCGTCCAAATGGTAAATGGAGTGATCCAGATACTCTGTTTGATAAATTAAGTCCGGAAGGACAAATTCTTCAAACATATCCGCAGACAGCATTGCGGAAAAGTCGCACTGCAGCGGAAAATATGCTTTTTCGCACCAAATGGGCATCCAGCTTGTTACGCCGTCCTGATAGCCGTCTGTTATACTTTTTAAATGGAAAAACGCCTCTTTCCAGACAGGCTGAATTTTTTTCACCAGTTCCTTTACCTGTTCAGGATGGTCATACACGTCCAACAACAGCTCGCTGGTGCCTCTGAGTGACGCGGCAATGTCAAGCGTTCCGCCGATGTCGGCAATGGAGGTATAGAAAATGCCCTTTCCTGCCTCGCAGAGCATTTTGGTATAGGTATCCGTTGCCTGCCACATTTCAGAATTTCTATAAATTTTAATTTCGGGACAGCTGTCCCAATTCTTTATAATCGGATTGCGGTCAAACCAAACAGTGTCTTTTGCCACCTGGAAGCTTCCGCCAATGCAAGCCGCCAAGGAACCCGGTCCAAAATCTGTAAATATGGTTGGGAACCCGTCGCAATAATAATTTGTATGCAAA
This region of Congzhengia minquanensis genomic DNA includes:
- a CDS encoding N-acetylneuraminate lyase, whose translation is MEKFKGIFPALLTPFDENNRFNEKALEQLMEMNLKKGVRGFYVGGSTGEAFLLSESERKQLYRSAAQIANGRCTLIAHIGAISTDQAAEFGRTALECGYDAISSVSPFYYGFTFPEIKQYYFDLVGQVELPMIVYNIPKYSGVTLSADNIGEFLSDDRFIGVKHTSNDYFAMEQFKSAYPDKVVFNGFDEMFLAGLAMGADGGIGSTYNFMAEKFVKMHTLVKEGRLSEAQPIQKEVNRIIAALIKVGVLKAEKAILKMMGIDCGALRKPFGQLSKEEESYVYETVKNLF
- a CDS encoding AraC family transcriptional regulator; the encoded protein is MPAFIQWKYRQQGKDVLNHKRHFFDNSYEIIHVLSGSGNVVCGDKILPLEPANIYFIDSELPHMTVPSEHCEYIRSKIVIQKNEMNRLLTQIGDSTTIDTLFGTRGGNYFHLSGEANNRADGLFLSMKTDTTPMNLLKNVLDLFLLCKAATAAAPKNNYGAVDQLIGYVNNHFASNLTLDTLSKTVHTSKYYLCREFRKKTGMTINDYIKSVRILRAKKLLETTTDSVSEIALSVGFINFSHFSSAFKDSCGMPPSAYRKKAARPVS
- a CDS encoding GDSL-type esterase/lipase family protein, whose amino-acid sequence is MEFISYKDTSVRLSGRWDTERFGAAVTTAPGGTIELAFCGTCAVLHFDTDWNEHPFPHLYLSVDNGAKMETPLNRYLRIECETSGAHFITVVLKGAMEQQHRWHQPLVGKLSFLGYEAEKSGTLPQDDRRVIEFIGDSITEGVLIDAFYNDERINQKNRPNQDDVTATYAYLSARALGLKPVIMGYGAVGITKGGCGSVPKVIEAYPYNFSGSFAQPQNPDIIVINHGANDRGAKEEDYLTGYWEFLELVRKRNPASKIVVLSAFCGAFHEALGEMVKRFNEQKGETVTYIDSYGWIPVEPLHPLRDGHFEVARHLIPELKKLL